One window from the genome of Cytophagia bacterium CHB2 encodes:
- a CDS encoding BtpA/SgcQ family protein yields the protein MLCVSAFCTWWSKMNNHVFHQLFPKKPVLLGMVHLPGLPGSPNAARFDEVIAAALNDARILQDCGFSGILVENLGDYPYYPDHVPAETVAALAIVADRIKSSCNVPVGVNVLRNDALSALAIAAAARLQFLRVNVLAGTAATDQGLLTGNAHMLLRERKRLGATEVQIYADIRVKHAAPLVQRNLEQEVEEFFERAMCDALIVSGSGSGKEVDLEFLRQVKKAAGQRPVLIGSGLSAKNAAELLRIADGAIVGSAIKFEGQIHQRVDPQQARALVQASQSA from the coding sequence ATGTTGTGCGTCAGCGCGTTTTGCACTTGGTGGAGTAAGATGAACAATCACGTCTTTCACCAGCTCTTTCCTAAAAAGCCTGTTCTCCTGGGCATGGTGCATTTGCCGGGATTGCCGGGCAGTCCCAATGCCGCGCGTTTCGATGAAGTTATTGCTGCCGCGTTAAATGACGCCAGAATTTTGCAAGATTGCGGCTTTTCCGGCATTCTCGTCGAGAATCTCGGCGATTATCCCTATTATCCCGATCATGTTCCGGCAGAAACGGTGGCCGCGCTGGCTATCGTCGCGGATCGCATCAAATCGAGTTGCAATGTTCCTGTGGGCGTGAATGTCTTGCGCAACGATGCCTTGTCAGCGCTGGCGATTGCGGCCGCAGCGCGTCTGCAATTTCTGCGCGTCAACGTGTTGGCCGGCACGGCCGCCACGGATCAAGGGTTGCTTACCGGCAACGCGCATATGCTGCTGCGCGAGCGCAAGCGGCTGGGCGCGACCGAAGTTCAAATCTACGCAGACATTCGGGTAAAACACGCTGCGCCGTTGGTGCAACGCAATCTCGAACAGGAAGTTGAGGAATTTTTCGAGCGTGCCATGTGTGACGCATTGATCGTCTCCGGCAGCGGCAGCGGCAAGGAAGTTGACCTCGAATTTTTACGGCAGGTCAAAAAAGCTGCAGGTCAGCGCCCAGTGTTGATCGGCAGCGGATTGAGTGCGAAGAACGCTGCCGAACTCTTGCGCATTGCCGACGGCGCGATTGTGGGCAGCGCGATCAAATTCGAGGGGCAGATTCATCAACGTGTTGATCCGCAACAGGCGCGGGCGTTGGTGCAAGCCAGTCAAAGCGCGTGA